A genomic segment from Lignipirellula cremea encodes:
- a CDS encoding DUF1559 family PulG-like putative transporter, producing MSHVIYRPRPLRRGFSLVELLVVIAIITILAGITTPAVQMVRASARRAQCQNNIKQIGNAALQYHTLHSQFPSGYLGPADANGLGTNVRFPSGNPTETQLGVMVQLLPHLDAEVVQREITRIPISIKRTHASDTFWYNNAAAKAAGARKLEVMLCPEVNSSRDTSGTIIASHIYVDGSNPPNIELKSQVDNTLGRSNYLGVAGLMGATQKAPANPLGGIFYNRSAVKQEDIRDGASNTLMFGESLGSMVANQLEYSHTWMGSGIAPSNNGIDKSVPYAFNSAHNGVVFFCAADGAVISINDNIPANILQVRCGIADSTPF from the coding sequence ATGTCGCACGTGATCTACCGACCGCGCCCTTTACGACGTGGTTTCTCCCTGGTCGAACTCCTTGTGGTTATTGCCATTATCACCATTCTGGCAGGGATCACGACGCCTGCGGTGCAGATGGTTCGCGCCTCGGCCCGGCGGGCCCAGTGCCAGAATAATATCAAGCAGATTGGGAATGCGGCCCTCCAGTACCACACCTTGCATAGCCAGTTTCCCTCGGGATACCTGGGACCGGCGGACGCGAATGGTCTGGGAACGAACGTTCGTTTTCCCAGCGGAAATCCCACGGAAACGCAGCTGGGCGTGATGGTGCAGTTGTTGCCGCACCTGGACGCTGAAGTTGTCCAGAGGGAAATTACCCGTATTCCGATTTCGATCAAGCGGACCCATGCTTCGGATACTTTCTGGTACAACAACGCCGCCGCCAAAGCAGCCGGCGCGCGGAAGCTGGAAGTGATGCTCTGCCCCGAAGTGAACTCTTCCCGGGATACTTCGGGCACCATTATCGCCAGCCACATTTACGTGGACGGTTCGAATCCTCCCAACATTGAGCTGAAGAGTCAGGTCGATAACACGCTCGGCCGCAGCAACTACCTGGGCGTCGCCGGGCTGATGGGGGCGACCCAGAAGGCCCCGGCTAATCCCCTGGGCGGCATTTTCTACAACCGTTCCGCCGTCAAGCAGGAAGATATCCGCGACGGAGCCAGCAATACGCTGATGTTCGGCGAAAGCCTGGGCAGCATGGTGGCGAATCAGCTGGAATACTCCCACACCTGGATGGGAAGCGGCATCGCACCATCCAACAATGGCATTGATAAATCGGTGCCGTACGCCTTTAACAGCGCCCACAATGGGGTGGTCTTCTTCTGTGCGGCCGATGGCGCCGTGATCAGCATCAACGACAACATCCCCGCCAACATCCTGCAGGTTCGCTGCGGCATCGCCGACAGCACCCCCTTCTAA